Within the Deltaproteobacteria bacterium genome, the region GCGTCCAGGCCTTTTGAAAGCACTGTCTTGGAGATCATGTCCGGGTTTTCCAGCACGACCTTGTGGTTGCCCGAGGAACCGATCGTGGTCACAATGCCCTCTCCCACGCGGGCGACGATCGTCTCTTCGCCGGCGCCACCCACAAGCTTGTCGATATTGGTCCGCACGGTCACCCGGCTGATGGCCTTCAGCTGGATCCCGTCCTTCGCCACGGCAGCCACCAGCGGTGTCGTGATAACCTTCGGATTGACCGAGTTCTGCACCGCAGCCAGTACGTCACGGCCGGCAAGGTCAATGGCGGCGGCTTTCTCGAACGTCAGGCTGATGCCCGCCTTGTCGGCGCTGATGAGCGCATTGACGACACGGGGCACATCCCCGCCGGCAAGATAGTGTGATTCGAGCTTATCGATCGTGATCGGAATCCCCGCCTTTACCGCACTGATGCGGGCCGAAACGATCGGCGACGGCGGCACCCGGCGGAGCCGCATACCGATCAGTGTCCCGATGCTCACGTAGGCGTTCGACGTCAGCGCCGCGATGTAGAGCCCCACCGGCACGAAGTAGAGCACCACAAAGAAAAGGATGATGAACAGCAGGATAAAAGGCGCGCCGATACTGAAGAAGTTCATGGGACGAGACACCCTCCACGAGGTTTTGCTTGTAAATGCCAGAGCCGCACAAACGGCCGGACCTGAACGTTACCCGTCCGAAACCGGTTCCACAAGGATACGGCGGCCTTCCACCTTTTTTACCCGCACGCGGGTGCCGCGCTGGATAAACGCGCAGTCCGCCACCACATCCAGCCGTCTGCCAGCGATATCGGCCACCCCGGCGGGTCTCAGGTCCGTCTGGGCCATGCCCTCGGTTCCCTGCAATGCCGTCCATTCGGATGGCGCTGATTTGGCCTCGGAACCAATAGCCGTCTCCAGAACCAGCTTCCTGGCGTAGCGGCTGCGGAAGAAAACAGCCGCCATCACCGAGGCTGCCAGCGCACTCACCCCCACTGCTCCGAATCCCCAGAGGTCCGGATTTTCCACCGGCAGATGAAAGGCATAGTAGGAGCCAGCGATCAGCAGGATCGCACCAGCTACCCCCAGAACGCCCCCTGGAACAAACAGCTCCAGGACGAGTAGCACGATCCCGGCCACCAGCAGGCCCACGACTGACGCGAATCCTTCGGGAAGGTTCATGCCGCTTTCCCTTCCGGGGCCGCTTTCACCCAGATATGGGCCCCGTCCACCCGGATAACCTCAATGGCCGCACCGCGATCGATAAAGTCACCCTCGGTCTGCGCCATGTATTCCTCTCCGCCGATTTTGACCCGGCCCGAGGGGCGGAGCACCGTCACAGCCTCGCCACGGCGGCCCTTCAGGTCTAGGTCCCGTGCATAGGCCGCACTATCGCCAGAACCAGCCTGGAGTTCCGTTCCCAGGATAAGTCCGGATGGAACCGGTGCGCCCCCTGCGGTTTTCTGCCGGGGGAGGAGCCTTGCCAGCAGAAGCATACACACAATGGCAATACCCGACGACCAGATCAGGCGCGTTACGGCGTTGGTGATATCCGGCATGACGAAACCGCTGCCCACCAGCATGAGAACCAGCGAGGCCATGATCGCCAACATTCCGGCCAACCCCACGAAGCCGAACCCCGGCATGGCTATCAGTTCTATGACGAGTAACGCCACACCGATTACAAAAATCACCAGTTCGGTGTAGGACGCAAGACCAGTGAGATAGTGCGCGAAGAAAAGAATGGCGAAGCATGACAGGGCAATGAACCCGAACACTCCGAAACCCGGCGTCTGGTACTCAAGGTACGCACTGACCAGCATGATGATAAACAACAGGCTGGAAATGGCCTGTGACGTCAGGAAACCAGCAAGCCCCTCGCTCCATGTGGTTTCAATCTCTTTTGGTACCGATGCGTCCCGCATCCCGAGTTGCCGGTAAAACTCCTCGGGCGATGAGGCAACGGCATCCGCCATCTTCCACTTGATCGCCTGTTCGGTGGTGAGCGTCACCAGCTTTCCCTTTTCGTTGAGGCCTTCAACCACCTTTTCGGCGTCCACCATCGCTTCGGCAATATCGCCATTCCGGCCTTTCAGTTCGGCCGTGGCGCGCATCTCCTGACGGAAGTAGCTTACGTATTTTTCGCCGACCGGCTTCGCTTCACCGCCACCGGGGGCCATCTGGATCGGCGCAGCAGCGCCAATCGTGCCGCCGGGGGCCATGACGATCCGGTCAGAGGCCAGCGAAATCAGCGCGCCCGCCGAAATCGCCCGTGGATTCACATAAACGGCCGTGGGGATTTTCGACCGGACCAGAAGGTCACGAATCTGGATAGCCGCATCAACACGGCCGCCAAAGGTCTCCAGGTCAATCAGGAAAGCATTGGCCTTCTCTTTCTCGGCGAGCTGAATGGCCCGCTTGACGTAAGCAGATGTGGAGAGACTGATTTCGCCGTGAACCTTGATCTGGCGGACCTTCGTCCACTGGGCCGCTTGCGGAAAGAGGGGATTTTCCACCGGTGGCAGCTGGATAGCAGCTGGGCCGGCTGATTCCGGATCAGTTGCCGGGGGTTCTACAGCCGACATTTCGGCCAGCCCCGGCAGCACGGCTGCCAGCCAGAGGAAACAGACAAGACCAAGCGGGTTCAGAAGATTCCGGTTAACCACACCCGGATCATATGCGTGCCAGCGGCCGGGAGCAAAGGGGGTACGCAGCCAACGTGCCCCGCCCTTGCCTTCCCGTGCCGGTTTGCCTACTAAGGGCGGCCTGCCGTTCGGGCCGGTTTCCGGGCATTCCGAAGGGCTCCCCAAAGCCGGGAAGGCCACCTTAGCTCAGTTGGTAGAGCATCGCTTTCGTAAAGCGAGGGTCGTCGGTTCGATTCCGACAGGTGGCTCCAGTCTTTATCCCTCTCATCCTGAACCGGCCAGATCAGGGCGGAAGTTTCGGAGCAACACGGCCGGTCCAGCACGGATATTTACCGGCACCAATATTTACCGGACGCCCGAAGAGGGGCAAAGGAGTGCCATTATCTGCGCTCCCGTCGCCCCTTGAGATAGTCCACCAGCAGATACTTCCCGAGCGCGTTGGGCCGCGTATAGAAAGCCCGGCCCTTGTTGATGCGCGACAGCTTCGAGATAAACCCCACCAGCGCGGGTGAATCGTCCAGCATAAAGGTATTGATACGGATCCCGTGCGCGCTAACACGTTCGACTTCCTTGAGGGTTTCCGCCGAGGCGCGCGGGCTGATGCCGCCGAAATCCCAGGGCCATTCGACCATCAGTTCGCCTTTCGAGACGTATGCTGTGGGCTGCCCGTCAGTGACAAGAATGATCTGGCGATTGGCATGCCGGTGACGCATCAGCAACCGGTCCGCAACGGCGAGTCCTTCCTGCAGATTCGTAAACGGATCGCCGGAGTTCCAGATCATCTCCGGCAGTTCGGATGGCTTCAGTTCCCGGGCCCGGGTGTAAAAGCCGACCGCATAGAACTTGTCCCGGGGGAACCTGGTCCGGATGAGATGGGAAAGGGCGAGCGCAACCTTTTTCGCTGCCGGGAAGCGGCCTTCCCAGCTCATCGACCAGCTCATGTCGATCAGCATGGCTGTTGCCGTTTCGGTTGTGTGCTCAATGTCGTGAACTTCCATGTCGTCCGGGTGAATGCGGACTGGCAGCCGGGCGCCATTGCGGGCGAGTGCATTCCGGAATGTCCGCCCCAGGTCCATATGGAACGCATCCCCATACTGATATGGCTTTGTACTTTCAGGCATCACCCGGCCCGGCCCCCGGTGTGGCGTTTCGTGTGGACCGAGACTCTCGCGATTCAGGCCGTCATAGATATCGCCCAGGGCCCGTGCCCCAATCTTGCGGATCGCCTTAGGCGTGAGTTCTGGCCGGCCTTCACCACCAATAAGTCCTTCCTTTTCAAACTGCTTGCGGAGATCACGCAGGATCAGGAATGACTGGATGCCCTCCTCGGAAAGCATATCCTTCAGTTCTTCTGGGGAAATCTCCCTCAAATCACCGCTTTCCAGTGCCCGTTCCAGTTCAGAGAGGCGCTGGAACCGGCGCATCATCTCCACCCCACCGTTAAAATCGAGTTGTTCATCCCCAGTAAACATGCGGTCATAGCGATCCCGGAAGTTCTCCAGATCCCGGATATCGTCGAGCCGTTCACGCAACTCCTCATAAAGTTCCTTTGCACGCTCATCCAGAAAGTCATAGCTCTCCAGCGACTCAACAGCCTTCGCCAGTCCAGAGGGGAGGTGATCAAGACGGTTTT harbors:
- the floA gene encoding flotillin-like protein FloA (flotillin-like protein involved in membrane lipid rafts), with translation MNFFSIGAPFILLFIILFFVVLYFVPVGLYIAALTSNAYVSIGTLIGMRLRRVPPSPIVSARISAVKAGIPITIDKLESHYLAGGDVPRVVNALISADKAGISLTFEKAAAIDLAGRDVLAAVQNSVNPKVITTPLVAAVAKDGIQLKAISRVTVRTNIDKLVGGAGEETIVARVGEGIVTTIGSSGNHKVVLENPDMISKTVLSKGLDAGTAFEILSIDIADVDVGENIGAQLQTAQAEADKKVAQALAEGRRAMAIAQEQEMRARAEEMRAKLIEAEAQVPMAIAEAFRAGRLGVMDYYQLRNIQADTGMRESIGQSSKPPKDGGES
- a CDS encoding ATP-dependent Clp protease proteolytic subunit, yielding MVNRNLLNPLGLVCFLWLAAVLPGLAEMSAVEPPATDPESAGPAAIQLPPVENPLFPQAAQWTKVRQIKVHGEISLSTSAYVKRAIQLAEKEKANAFLIDLETFGGRVDAAIQIRDLLVRSKIPTAVYVNPRAISAGALISLASDRIVMAPGGTIGAAAPIQMAPGGGEAKPVGEKYVSYFRQEMRATAELKGRNGDIAEAMVDAEKVVEGLNEKGKLVTLTTEQAIKWKMADAVASSPEEFYRQLGMRDASVPKEIETTWSEGLAGFLTSQAISSLLFIIMLVSAYLEYQTPGFGVFGFIALSCFAILFFAHYLTGLASYTELVIFVIGVALLVIELIAMPGFGFVGLAGMLAIMASLVLMLVGSGFVMPDITNAVTRLIWSSGIAIVCMLLLARLLPRQKTAGGAPVPSGLILGTELQAGSGDSAAYARDLDLKGRRGEAVTVLRPSGRVKIGGEEYMAQTEGDFIDRGAAIEVIRVDGAHIWVKAAPEGKAA